Genomic DNA from Theobroma cacao cultivar B97-61/B2 chromosome 3, Criollo_cocoa_genome_V2, whole genome shotgun sequence:
TAAAATGGTGGGCTAATTCTTGCACCTCCATCTGCTTCGAGAGAAGTCAGTGGCAGTACCGGTCCAGGCAAAGTAATGTACAAACAATCGTTGAATCTTCTtcgttttcttcttcttgtagTCTTCACAAAATGTACGGCCATGCcgacaaaaattaataagtcaacatataaaaattctACGAAATGAATGGTTAATACGATTAATTAAATGagtattaatatatttaagatGATGTTAACAGGGTCGTGCCCAACATGAGATGGAGATAAAATTGTCTTCCTTCCAATGGAGCCTAAGTCCTGTGCTTGATAATGATGAAGAGGGTGACCAGTTTCTTATCCAGTGTTGTTCATGGTTTCAAATTTAATGCCCAAGTTGGAAATATATGAGAAAAGGTTGAGCATTCAATTGCCAATTCCCCATCCCATTCCTGTCATGACAAAAGGTCGATCTTTAGTGCTTTTATTATGGGAGTCTTCTCCCCTTTTCCtgactaattgattaaaagatAACTATCTTTTAAAAGTGCCTAACGAAATTCATTATAGGGTTCTAACGGTTGTGACAAATCGATTGCCAAGTTGGCCAATGGCTGCCACTTGCTGGATAGAGTCAGTGTTCTCTGCATGTAGATGTAAGCATGACTTGATAAAGTGTTCCATGAAACATGGCAAAATGAAAGCAACCTGTGTTGCAAATTGTCATGGTTTCTGCCTAACTACACTACCCTTCTTGTCACTTGCTAAGTGCAAAAGAAccagaaagaagaaagggcaCATCTCTGCAACATGTCAACTTCATTTTTATAtccccttttatttttatttttttttcaagggcTGCAACTGATTCAGATAGATGGGCGAAGTGTACAATAAAAGTAGGACTTTTTTGTTGCTCAATGACTGTATTTATGGTGTAACTAGAGTGTAAAGTTGAGGGCATGGAAACTCAAGTATGGTTTCTTTTTCTGGTCTCTGATGTTAAACCATTGAGACTTCTGCTGGCACAATGATGCAACTGCCCTTTTCAGTGATTCTGGTCCGCACACCAGGACTCCAATGTTAGAACCATCAGTTTCATTTAGGAACTTGGAGAATACATCTGATGAGAATCCAAATGTGTTAGAACAATTGCCGAGAAAAAGTTACAAAAGTATATCAGAATGAAGGGCAGATATGACCATACCTTCCAAATTAGGCCTTCCTCCAAAATGGACTTCATGTTCCTCAACAGCACCTTTTGTTTCGGTTGAACCAAGTTCCTTtactttttcttccctttggGAGACAAGTGgtatttctttcttcaccttTCTCCATCTCAAAATAATTGCTACCAATGTGGTGCATGCTAGAGATATGATGAATGAGGATATGATGAGTATATCAGCAACCCAAGAGGGGCTCTTTTCTTTTGGGGCCTTGTTTTTGGAGGAAAGAGCCACTTTTAAAGAGTGAACACTTTTCTTCTCAGAGGGAACAAATATATTGTTGAAACagataacaaaaacaaagaacaCGATGGAAGCAATTCCAGCCAATGCAGTAATCCGAAGCAGACTTTCTGGTCCATGTATTGCATAAATTGGACCTTTTGTGCCTAAGTGAACTGTCTGCACTTGAGATGTCTCACTAAGTATTTCTCCTACTGTTGCACCAGACTGCTTTTCTTGGGTCACAAAAACTTCTAGTTTCAGATGCCATTTCTGTGAGGGTTGGTTCCGCAGTAGGGACGAAACTGAGTTTAACAAGCCAATGTCCTGGGACTTCTTCACAACATATATCAGGTGCATTCTGGAAGGGATTCTACCTCTACAGCTGCTTTGAGCTGCAGCAATTTCATGCAGTATGCTCAGGAATGGTGTTATTCCAATTCCACCAGCAACCAAAAGTAGACTGTCATATCTGCAAAGAATTTTTGGCTATGACGGTGATAATCTAATGAAATTTGTAACGAAGAATATATCAACAGATCAGTTTTtagatatgaaattttttcatgCTATATAATTCTTTTGCGCACCTGAGAAAGATCATGGAGGAAGGACCATAAGGGCCTTCTATTGCAACAGGTATGCACTTCATCTTATCAGCATTAGAATCTAGCCCAGCCTGTATCATGTCATAGAGAGAACTTGTCCACCGTCCATCACACTTAACTATGACAGACATTCTGTGATTATCGATAGTTGAACTCGACGTTATGCTGAAAGAATGCCACTGAAAATTGGATATACTTGGTATCTTCAGAAATATTACGCTTGTGGGGGTATACCTTAATCCTGAAATGAGTACAGAAACCACATTTCAAACGTTTCTTCACATGTAGTATTTCAGTACAAAGAGGTGACTAAGAATTTACCTGAGTCTTTTGGCAGAATAAGTTCAACAGCTTTACATGGGTATAATCTTGCTGAAAGAATGTAAGTTTCAGGCCTTGACTGTATGATGCGGAGTAGTTTGTCAATGCCAAAGAGAAAAATTCCAGGGAAGATCATATAGAAGTGTCGATCCCCAGCATGAAGCAAGAAAAATACTATGAAGATTATGTACAGGTGGTGTATGTAATAAAAGATTTCAAATCTTTTCCTCCTTATTTGAGGAAGCGATGTAATCCACATAATCAACCCTGTAACAAGAGTAATCTCTCCAGCAAGGTATATCCGGCCTGTTCTCTGCCATTTTGTGATCTGTTGTTGAAAGACAGCAAGGAGGAGGGATAGAATGTGCAAATTTAAAGAAGTGTCAGATGCTGGTAGAAGATAACGAGTACTAATGAGATTCATATTGAAAGGAGATTGAACAAACTGCAATAACCTCATCCAGGATGTTGTGGCTAATGCCCCAGATGAATAAGGTGCTTGCACCATGAAAAGTAGCAAAACATATCATTGCAGTCCCTAGCCATATATGATATCTCACTGAAGCTTCAAACCGGATGCCAAGTATTCGAAAAACAGCCAGTCCCCTTAAGATTGGCAGAAGAAGCAAAGTTAGGCAGGCTTCTGCTAGCAAACCAAATCGGGTTGCCACTCTTAGATACTTCAGTTGCCATCTAAAACACAGGTAACACGTAAGTAATGGTGATATTCTTGATTTCTCAGCATCTGTCATGTTTAGTAAGAGCTTTTAAGAACTCACAGATCCAACTTCAGTGATTCAACCGGTGTCAGCTTCTTAAAATCCTGAGATATGCGTTTATAAAATGTCCATGCTAGAAAGAGGGTGAAGAGAAATACTGCCAGTATCTCTACACTGGATAAAATGCCAATAAGTTTACTTATAACTAGTGGATTTGAGAAAGCAGCTGCTGAACTCCTTACTTGTCTGTCACAAAAAATTAAGCAGAAAGAGTgttaagcaaaaaaaaaaaatttgcagGTTGCAATTTAATGGCATGATCATATTACCTGCTTCTGTGCTCCCAAGGTTGCAAATTCAAGTAGACAAGTCCAATCATAGCCAGAGCAATTACAGGGAATGTATACACAGCAAAGTCAAGACCTATATGATATCCATTATTGGAAATTAATGTTTATAACATCTTTTACAGACAATTCTTGCTGGGGAAAGAGATGAATGATAGAATCATGTTAGAGAAAGagaatcaaaaacaaattgaaaaaaggTGTTTTTCAGCATAAGCAAAGCCTATTTTGATAATATCTTAAGTATTTACCATAATAACCAAACACTGTATCCTGAGCACTGGCTTCTGCtcctttccattttcttgTCCAGAAGTTTGTTGGTTTCAGTAGCCAGAGAGATATCCAGCCTGTGCTTATTAAGACCATCAATACTTTGAGAACAGTGAGAATACTGGCTTTCCCCATCTCTTTCTTCTAAACTGGTTGCTGGAAGGAGGTTTGTGAGTTGCATATAGTATGAAAAAGGGTCTCTATATAAAGAGCTGTGGGGAAAGAGCTGGCACCACTAGGTGATAAAAAAGACTGTTCTAAGCCCCAACTAGCTTTAAGGAGTGCCCACCACTTGCAAAGTCATTTCCTTGTGGTTGGCAATTCAAATAAGGAATCTTCCGCTGTATCTAAGTAGTTTGGTATTCTAATACTTCATCATTCCTTACCTTCCATGATAAGAAGTTGACATTTTTTCTTGGAGGAAATGAAAGTGACTGCGGATCATCTCCTTACATATGACATAGTCTAGCAAATACATATTTCATTCTCATATTATTATTAGACATCATAATCTGGCGAGGTTTTGATTTGCTATCAGTTAAATGAATTGTCCCCAAATTACATAGTGGATATATGGTCCATCcactttcttttctcctctttccttctttttcctatCAAGTCGCTCCTTTCAAGAGGATTCAATTCCAACTCACCACAGCAACAATCTTAAAAGGAATGGTTTAAGTTTCTGTATTTTGTGAACCCCTTTTTCATTATATTGAATCATAATCATAAGATGCTTAACAGATCTGTTAATATGCatttatccaaaaaagaaaaaatgaaaaaggatcTCTTCATATGGCTGTAGGATTAACTTTGTGTTTGTCTTTTAGCATCTCTCCTAATCATAACTTGTAGCCAGTTTCCTCCACAAAGCAAATGATGGACTAATTGGACAAGCCATGTGGGGTAACTTGGAATTGAATCCACAAAAAGTGGCAGCTAGAGTTTTCACTACATGACTTGATGAGTTTGTGCACTGCAAGATGGATAAATCAAAACtagcaaagaaaatgaaggtcTTATTGCTCCCCTAGAGAACAAAATCACCAATACCAGATGATTAGATGAAGTCTAGACCTAGCTTATCTTGTGAGTTGTGGCCTTCCAAAAATTAGAGGTGCTTGCCTTCCTTCTAACTCCAAATTTCATCATTTGCAAAGTAACTTGCTTCACTTTTTACTTGAacatcatatatatatgtcatcAGTTCCTACTTTCCACTTGagttcataattttatattattccCCATAACTCCAAATTTCCACTTGAGTTAATTGGTGGCATATCCAAATGATTATTCTCATTTGGAAATTTGTGAACCATTTGTTTCCTTTCGCTTCCTCAATCTTCTCATAATCTTCAACAGCTTTGTACCTTCCAATTTGTGATTCAAGCTTTCCAATGAAAGAGAACCCTCTATTCAAGCATAATTCTAGTAACTAATGGGCCTTACTAATACTTAGTGCAGGCATACAAGGAAAGCATTAGATAAGAACTGAAGAACATGATAGTCATtatcaaaaaccaaaaaataaaacatgtgaCAGCTCTATTATATAAAGTTGTCTTATACatctttgaaatttaaaattgaactGAGTCCTTTAGTTTTAAGTAATCCATAGgtaattttatgcttagtaatagtaatttaatttatgtcATGGCATTTATCATTTATGCACTTTCAttgaatttcttgttaaaatcTTTCATTTCAGCCTctaattaattgttttttttatattgaagGATGTGCAAGGACTTTGAACTCAAATGGCAAAAGATGGTGCAAGTAACATAAGAAAGGTTTTCGAACATGCTGTAATATTTTAAGCATAACTCAAGTTACAAAACTTCAATCTACATGATTCTTCGACCTACGAAAAGCTAAGAGGaaaagctacaactttgataTTTAGCACTTCACCCAATTCAAAAGGAATCTTggtaaaaaaaatggagaaatttgACTGATTGCAGCAGACTACAGTCAATGTTGACAGAAGCTTGGGTGCCTAGGCATCAATTGCACTGTCTAGCATGTTCAAAATAGCCACAAAACAAAACCTTGGGCGCCTAGGCACCAACAAGTCATTTTTGCACATTTTTGCCTATTCGATTTTACATCAAATGGCTATAAAAAGGGGTATAAATACAATCATTTTTAAGGCTGAAGAGGGGGCATCTTGAGGAGCAACTTCAGAGGTAAAAAGGAGTATAAGATAGTATAAGATCGTTGCAATTAGGAATTAGTTGAGTGGTTTGTTATAGaatagacatacacctattaACCATATATAGTCAATTTATAGGACCTATACTTATAAACTttagcttaattaattaattaattaattatagaCATATagagaattaaattaagttaggGCATTGTACGATAACTCGACAGAAAGCTTAATTAATTAGCTATAAACATATagagaattaaattaagttaggACATTGTACGATAACTCGACAAAGAATTGTACA
This window encodes:
- the LOC18603979 gene encoding ferric reduction oxidase 8, mitochondrial translates to MGKASILTVLKVLMVLISTGWISLWLLKPTNFWTRKWKGAEASAQDTVFGYYGLDFAVYTFPVIALAMIGLVYLNLQPWEHRSRQVRSSAAAFSNPLVISKLIGILSSVEILAVFLFTLFLAWTFYKRISQDFKKLTPVESLKLDLWQLKYLRVATRFGLLAEACLTLLLLPILRGLAVFRILGIRFEASVRYHIWLGTAMICFATFHGASTLFIWGISHNILDEITKWQRTGRIYLAGEITLVTGLIMWITSLPQIRRKRFEIFYYIHHLYIIFIVFFLLHAGDRHFYMIFPGIFLFGIDKLLRIIQSRPETYILSARLYPCKAVELILPKDSGLRYTPTSVIFLKIPSISNFQWHSFSITSSSTIDNHRMSVIVKCDGRWTSSLYDMIQAGLDSNADKMKCIPVAIEGPYGPSSMIFLRYDSLLLVAGGIGITPFLSILHEIAAAQSSCRGRIPSRMHLIYVVKKSQDIGLLNSVSSLLRNQPSQKWHLKLEVFVTQEKQSGATVGEILSETSQVQTVHLGTKGPIYAIHGPESLLRITALAGIASIVFFVFVICFNNIFVPSEKKSVHSLKVALSSKNKAPKEKSPSWVADILIISSFIISLACTTLVAIILRWRKVKKEIPLVSQREEKVKELGSTETKGAVEEHEVHFGGRPNLEDVFSKFLNETDGSNIGVLVCGPESLKRAVASLCQQKSQWFNIRDQKKKPYLSFHALNFTL